Proteins from a genomic interval of Puniceicoccaceae bacterium:
- a CDS encoding arsenate reductase family protein yields the protein MKIYTYKGCSTCRNAVKWLHNKGHVFEELPIREQPPTHQELETMLNHVGGQLRRLFNSSGQDYRSMGLKDRLPQLSTSEALDLLQQNGNLIKRPFLLTDDWGTVGFKESVWSEHLG from the coding sequence ATGAAAATTTATACCTACAAGGGCTGCAGCACCTGCCGAAATGCCGTCAAATGGCTTCACAACAAGGGTCATGTGTTTGAGGAACTCCCGATCCGCGAACAACCCCCAACACACCAGGAACTGGAAACCATGCTCAATCATGTTGGAGGCCAGCTGCGCCGCCTCTTCAACAGCTCCGGACAGGACTATCGCTCCATGGGCTTAAAAGACCGCCTGCCCCAACTTTCGACCTCCGAAGCACTGGATCTGCTGCAACAGAATGGAAACCTGATCAAACGTCCGTTCCTGCTGACAGATGACTGGGGTACTGTAGGATTTAAGGAGTCGGTCTGGAGCGAGCATCTCGGCTGA
- the gpt gene encoding xanthine phosphoribosyltransferase, translating to MSIQLPHEKGFHISWEQLHRDSRALAWRLNSKRTGSMWKAVVAITRGGMVPSAVVARELDIRTIDTICVKSYDHQDQSKLNVMKLPEQSFIGKGEDILIVDDLVDTSKTLKHVRELYPNAHFATVYAKPNGANLVDTFVTEVSQDTWIFFPWDMALQYVVPFRGKD from the coding sequence ATGAGCATCCAACTTCCACACGAAAAAGGTTTTCACATCAGTTGGGAACAGTTGCATCGCGACTCCCGTGCCCTCGCCTGGCGCTTGAACAGCAAACGCACTGGCTCCATGTGGAAAGCAGTTGTGGCGATCACACGCGGTGGCATGGTGCCTTCGGCGGTGGTCGCACGCGAACTCGATATCCGAACCATCGATACGATCTGCGTGAAATCCTATGACCATCAGGATCAGTCCAAACTCAATGTGATGAAGCTCCCTGAGCAATCGTTCATCGGAAAGGGAGAGGATATTCTGATTGTCGACGACCTCGTCGATACCAGCAAAACGCTGAAACATGTGCGGGAACTTTACCCCAATGCTCACTTTGCCACCGTATACGCCAAACCCAACGGAGCCAATCTGGTGGATACATTTGTCACGGAAGTCAGTCAGGATACCTGGATCTTTTTCCCGTGGGACATGGCCCTGCAGTATGTTGTCCCGTTTCGGGGCAAGGATTAA
- a CDS encoding pseudouridine synthase: MVNASFRVSDLSSGQWNDAVLSTMLEVLYQDRWIVAINKPTGLLVHRSWMDTDATEFAVQLLRDQLGAWVQPVHRLDRPTSGVLLFALDAEIARRLMEAFAEHSPEKHYLAVVRGWLTGEGCVDSPLRREVDAYTQACTAVEQEAYTRWKSLGTVEFQKPVGRYETARFSLLRLHPVTGRKHQLRRHLAHLRHPIIGDTRHGDGVQNRFFREQFEVNRLLLHAASLRFEHPVTGNEVWIQAKPDPAFSRTLSEFSETI; encoded by the coding sequence ATGGTCAATGCATCATTTCGGGTTTCGGACTTGAGTTCAGGGCAATGGAACGATGCAGTTTTGAGCACAATGCTGGAAGTGCTGTATCAGGACCGATGGATCGTCGCCATCAACAAACCGACGGGACTGCTGGTGCACCGATCCTGGATGGATACGGATGCCACGGAGTTTGCGGTGCAGTTATTACGTGACCAACTGGGTGCCTGGGTGCAACCCGTGCACCGCCTGGACCGTCCGACATCGGGAGTGCTGCTGTTTGCACTGGATGCAGAAATTGCCCGACGACTGATGGAAGCCTTTGCGGAGCATTCCCCGGAGAAGCATTATCTCGCCGTGGTGCGGGGATGGTTGACTGGGGAAGGATGCGTCGACTCCCCGCTTCGGCGAGAGGTGGATGCCTACACACAGGCTTGCACCGCAGTTGAGCAGGAGGCCTATACCCGGTGGAAGAGCTTGGGAACTGTGGAGTTCCAAAAACCTGTTGGAAGGTATGAAACCGCACGGTTTTCCCTGTTGCGGCTTCACCCGGTGACGGGACGAAAACACCAGCTCCGTCGACATCTCGCGCACTTGCGACATCCCATTATTGGAGATACGCGACATGGTGATGGAGTGCAAAATCGTTTTTTTCGGGAGCAGTTTGAGGTGAATCGATTGCTCCTGCATGCGGCATCCCTGCGGTTTGAGCATCCCGTGACGGGAAACGAAGTATGGATTCAGGCGAAGCCGGATCCCGCATTCTCCCGCACCCTTTCGGAGTTTTCCGAAACAATATAA
- a CDS encoding energy transducer TonB → MKSITLFAVVLTAFCSIANAAPSDTIQDLPAQVIQYGSLPAPEVQPIPALPSSIADSDGYVLMRFEILESGRLANIEVLEASDPQMAKFSRAMVRRWSYDNPGESVVALQPIVFEAGSHRPLLLASR, encoded by the coding sequence ATGAAATCCATTACCCTATTCGCCGTCGTGCTCACCGCCTTCTGCAGCATCGCCAATGCCGCACCAAGCGACACCATTCAGGATCTTCCGGCACAAGTCATTCAATATGGATCGCTGCCTGCCCCAGAGGTGCAACCCATTCCCGCGCTACCTTCATCCATTGCTGATTCCGATGGCTATGTGCTGATGCGTTTCGAGATTCTTGAATCCGGACGCCTCGCCAACATCGAAGTTCTGGAGGCCAGTGATCCTCAGATGGCCAAGTTCTCCCGGGCAATGGTGCGTCGCTGGAGCTATGACAACCCTGGCGAATCCGTTGTTGCCCTACAGCCCATCGTCTTCGAAGCAGGATCGCATCGCCCCCTGCTGCTCGCATCCCGTTGA